One Priestia filamentosa DNA segment encodes these proteins:
- a CDS encoding YaaL family protein has protein sequence MLFKRKGWLREEYNQKLLNELFQEKKERIYRSRLMEQSLDPTPEAVANSRLSEIKYLYLLKEAKVRNLTIHLKK, from the coding sequence ATGCTGTTTAAACGTAAAGGATGGTTACGTGAGGAGTATAACCAAAAGCTATTAAATGAACTCTTTCAAGAGAAAAAGGAAAGAATCTATCGAAGTCGTTTAATGGAACAGAGCTTGGATCCTACGCCAGAGGCTGTTGCGAATTCAAGGTTGAGTGAAATTAAATACTTGTATTTATTAAAAGAAGCTAAGGTTAGAAACTTAACAAT
- the recR gene encoding recombination mediator RecR codes for MHYPEPISKLIESFMKLPGIGPKTAVRLSFHVLTMKEDTVLDFAKALVNAKRNLSYCSVCGHITDQDPCYICEDKRRDRSIVCVVQDPKDVIAMEKMKEYKGLYHVLHGAISPMDGIGPEDINIPDLLKRLQDDEIQEVILATNPNIEGESTAMYISRLLRPTSIKMTRIAHGLPVGGDLEYADEVTLSKALEGRREL; via the coding sequence ATGCACTATCCAGAACCGATTTCAAAGCTTATTGAGAGCTTTATGAAGTTACCAGGTATAGGTCCTAAAACAGCAGTACGTTTATCTTTCCATGTTTTAACAATGAAGGAAGATACAGTATTGGATTTTGCTAAAGCATTAGTCAATGCTAAGCGTAACCTTTCTTATTGTTCTGTATGCGGACATATAACAGATCAAGATCCTTGTTATATCTGTGAAGATAAGAGACGTGATCGAAGTATCGTCTGTGTTGTACAGGATCCAAAAGATGTTATTGCAATGGAAAAAATGAAGGAATATAAGGGTCTTTATCATGTTTTACATGGAGCTATCTCTCCGATGGATGGGATAGGACCTGAAGATATTAATATTCCTGATTTACTCAAACGATTGCAAGATGATGAAATTCAAGAGGTTATTCTAGCGACAAATCCAAATATTGAAGGCGAATCTACAGCAATGTATATTTCAAGACTATTACGCCCTACAAGTATTAAAATGACAAGAATCGCACATGGCCTTCCTGTTGGAGGAGACTTAGAATATGCTGATGAGGTCACATTATCGAAAGCACTAGAAGGACGAAGAGAGCTCTAA